The Taeniopygia guttata chromosome 19, bTaeGut7.mat, whole genome shotgun sequence genome window below encodes:
- the KCTD7 gene encoding BTB/POZ domain-containing protein KCTD7 isoform X1 → MVVVTGQNKVSATPDDAMSSSDAEDDFQEPATPTATQAAQALPLLPQQFPEVVPLNVGGMFFTTRLSTLRRYEDTMLAAMFSGRHYIPTDAEGRYFIDRDGTYFGDILNFLRSGDLPPRERVRPLGADRRDSQAASHAEEGQVCQAEGVRVQGGDAHHSLRVPPLQLAALRAQRERDQALRAPLRGGRVLRALGGRGRRLRPPALHRHRPVRPRHHRGPPVHRRVRQAPHQPLLLQAPHLRVQDHLVVRVG, encoded by the exons ATGGTGGTAGTCACGGGGCAGAACAAAGTGAGTGCCACCCCGGATGATGCCATGTCGAGCTCGGATGCAGAGGATGATTTCCAAGAGCCGGCCACTCCCACCGCCACCCAGGCAGCACAAGcgctgcctctgctgcctcagcag TTCCCAGAAGTTGTCCCGCTGAACGTGGGGGGGATGTTTTTCACCACCAGACTGTCCACGCTGCGCAGGTATGAGGACACCATGCTGGCAGCCATGTTCAGTGGCAGGCACTACATCCCCACGGACGCCGAGGGCAGGTACTTCATCGACCGGGATGGCACCTACTTCGG agacaTACTAAACTTCCTACGATCTGGTGACCTGCCCCCCCGAGAGCGAGTGAG accaCTTGGAGCGGATCGTCGAGATAGCCAAGCTGCGAGCCATGCAGAGGAAGGCCAGGTTTGCCAAGCTGAAGGTGTGCGTGTTCAAGGAGGAGATGCCCATCACTCCCTACGAGTGCCCCCACTTCAACTCGCTGCGCTTCGAGCGCAGCGAGAGCGAGACCAAGCTCTTCGAGCACCACTGCGAGGTGGACGTGTCCTTCGGGCCCTGGGAGGCCGTGGCCGACGTCTACGACCTCCTGCACTGCATCGTCACCGACCTGTCCGCCCGCGGCATCACCGTGGACCACCAGTGCATCGGCGTGTGCGACAAGCACCTCATCAACCACTACTACTGCAAGCGCCCCATCTACGAGTTCAAGATCACCTGGTGGTGAGGGTGGGCTGA
- the KCTD7 gene encoding BTB/POZ domain-containing protein KCTD7 isoform X2: MVVVTGQNKVSATPDDAMSSSDAEDDFQEPATPTATQAAQALPLLPQQFPEVVPLNVGGMFFTTRLSTLRRYEDTMLAAMFSGRHYIPTDAEGRYFIDRDGTYFGDILNFLRSGDLPPRERVRSVYKEAQYYSIGPLLDNLEDIQPLKGEKVRQAFLGLMPYYKDHLERIVEIAKLRAMQRKARFAKLKVCVFKEEMPITPYECPHFNSLRFERSESETKLFEHHCEVDVSFGPWEAVADVYDLLHCIVTDLSARGITVDHQCIGVCDKHLINHYYCKRPIYEFKITWW; the protein is encoded by the exons ATGGTGGTAGTCACGGGGCAGAACAAAGTGAGTGCCACCCCGGATGATGCCATGTCGAGCTCGGATGCAGAGGATGATTTCCAAGAGCCGGCCACTCCCACCGCCACCCAGGCAGCACAAGcgctgcctctgctgcctcagcag TTCCCAGAAGTTGTCCCGCTGAACGTGGGGGGGATGTTTTTCACCACCAGACTGTCCACGCTGCGCAGGTATGAGGACACCATGCTGGCAGCCATGTTCAGTGGCAGGCACTACATCCCCACGGACGCCGAGGGCAGGTACTTCATCGACCGGGATGGCACCTACTTCGG agacaTACTAAACTTCCTACGATCTGGTGACCTGCCCCCCCGAGAGCGAGTGAGGTCAGTGTACAAGGAAGCTCAGTATTATTCCATAGGACCCTTGCTAGACAATCTAGAGGATATCCAGCCTcttaaaggagaaaaagttaGACAAGCTTTCCTGGGCCTAATGCCATATTACAAAG accaCTTGGAGCGGATCGTCGAGATAGCCAAGCTGCGAGCCATGCAGAGGAAGGCCAGGTTTGCCAAGCTGAAGGTGTGCGTGTTCAAGGAGGAGATGCCCATCACTCCCTACGAGTGCCCCCACTTCAACTCGCTGCGCTTCGAGCGCAGCGAGAGCGAGACCAAGCTCTTCGAGCACCACTGCGAGGTGGACGTGTCCTTCGGGCCCTGGGAGGCCGTGGCCGACGTCTACGACCTCCTGCACTGCATCGTCACCGACCTGTCCGCCCGCGGCATCACCGTGGACCACCAGTGCATCGGCGTGTGCGACAAGCACCTCATCAACCACTACTACTGCAAGCGCCCCATCTACGAGTTCAAGATCACCTGGTGGTGA